In a genomic window of Halobiforma lacisalsi AJ5:
- the cobN gene encoding cobaltochelatase subunit CobN gives MTRIGIYTATENELGSIGRAAERLADERTDIELVVRSESDLEDEADIEAFVDDLRDAAAAIFWLHGADDSMPGYEYATGALEEAGVPLIVKATGDAFALEDTTVSTEHRDRVYDYLERGGTINVENLCRFLAAEYEGRDLEYDGPTDLPTEGVYHPDYPGIGYEELLETHDPGKPTVAIWFYESHWTHENTRYVDRQIRALEEQGANALPIFCNPATDTDEQEESEASDDASESRAAKPRDAEWVTDNWLLTEDGEPIVDAVLSSFMFSLSMDERGRSASDEGDSAEDVFLDRLGVPVLQTVTTMRSRSRYQSSDTGVMGFELALSVALPEFDGNVITHPISGKERTDDEAGIGSAPKHHFPIEDRIDHATRLAVNWARLRHTPNEEKNVAVVLHNYPPSDDGIGTAFGLDSPESTVNLLEELHARGYDLGDGLPEDGRTLVENLTAQLTLEDRWVAPEDVRDLSVDTVSPETYAEWFEAADERFRENVVEEWGEVPDRPFAIPGVEFGNVLVTVQPPRGFGMDPSTVYHDSDLQPPHDYYAFYGWLRNAFEADAVVHLGTHGSLEWLPGKTVGLDGESAPDQLIDDLPNVYPYIVNNPGEGTQAKRRSYAAIVDYLTPVMRAAGTYDELSELEDLANQYREAGMEDARADDGEHLETLIREKVAELDLAVELGIEGTIDEKADVRGPDEAGSSLAEGDVSGDDLAIDQLVERVHEYLTDVKTTQIRLGLHTMSEPPEGERLVEYLVALTRLENPGAPSLRESVAGALGVDYDKMLNAPGEYDDDLGMTYAEAADRVRETSVDLIETLAANDFDVPVSELESGPDAEVNINLMIVDLETIGDAKAKPGAHDDLREVLAYICEEAQPRVQGAEDEIPRTADALSGEYVPPGGSGAPTRGGVDLLPTARNFYTLDPRKVPAKPAWQVGKEVAEGVLERHRDEAGDYPEEIGVVAWGTPTVRTRGETIAQVLAMMGVEPVWTDAGRIDDVEPIPLEDLDRPRIDVTTRVSGLFRDAFPAAAGVIHDAVDAVVDLDEPHEMNYVKKHVEEEAEELQDEDGLDESDARKAAKHRVFTTKPGGYGAGTNKAVDEGNWDDRADLASVYVQWGGYAMGSRGRVSDAHDAFERRLSSVDATVKLEDTMEQDEFDSSDWYAFHGGFISAVSEVSGEEPASYVGDSSNPDDVSVYTNEEKVRKAMRSRVLNPDWLESMEEHGYKGAGDLSTTVDVTLGWDATAGVVSDTLWAEVAEKYAFDEDRQEWMRDVNPWALESITDTLLEAVERDLWDADEETVDRLRDLNLSVEGDLEARTTNEAVEVSNDD, from the coding sequence ATGACACGGATCGGGATCTACACGGCGACGGAGAACGAGCTCGGATCGATCGGGCGGGCCGCCGAACGGCTCGCCGACGAACGAACGGACATCGAGTTGGTCGTCCGCTCGGAGAGCGACCTCGAGGACGAAGCCGACATCGAGGCGTTCGTCGACGACCTCCGGGACGCCGCGGCGGCGATCTTCTGGCTCCACGGGGCCGATGACAGCATGCCCGGCTACGAGTACGCCACGGGAGCGCTCGAGGAGGCCGGCGTCCCGCTGATCGTCAAGGCGACCGGCGATGCGTTCGCCCTCGAGGACACGACGGTCTCTACCGAGCATCGGGACCGCGTCTACGACTACCTCGAGCGCGGCGGGACGATCAACGTCGAGAACCTGTGTCGGTTCCTGGCGGCCGAGTACGAGGGGCGAGACCTCGAGTACGACGGGCCGACCGACCTCCCCACGGAGGGCGTCTACCATCCCGACTACCCCGGAATCGGGTACGAGGAACTGCTCGAGACCCACGACCCAGGGAAGCCGACGGTCGCGATCTGGTTCTACGAGTCCCACTGGACCCACGAGAACACCCGCTACGTCGATCGGCAGATCCGGGCGCTCGAGGAGCAGGGCGCGAACGCGCTCCCGATCTTCTGTAATCCGGCGACCGACACTGACGAACAGGAGGAGAGCGAGGCGTCGGACGACGCCTCGGAAAGTCGAGCGGCGAAGCCGCGAGACGCGGAATGGGTAACCGACAACTGGCTGCTAACCGAGGACGGCGAACCGATCGTCGACGCCGTCCTCTCTTCCTTTATGTTCTCCCTCTCGATGGACGAGCGCGGTCGCAGCGCAAGTGACGAGGGCGACAGCGCGGAGGACGTCTTCCTCGACCGCCTTGGGGTGCCCGTCCTGCAGACGGTGACGACGATGCGGTCGCGGTCACGATACCAGTCCAGCGATACGGGCGTGATGGGCTTCGAACTCGCCCTCTCCGTGGCGCTGCCGGAGTTCGACGGCAACGTCATCACCCATCCCATCTCGGGGAAGGAACGCACCGACGACGAGGCCGGCATCGGCTCCGCGCCGAAACACCACTTCCCGATCGAGGACCGGATCGACCACGCGACCCGGCTCGCGGTCAACTGGGCACGTCTCCGCCACACGCCCAACGAGGAGAAGAACGTCGCCGTCGTCCTGCACAACTACCCGCCGAGCGACGACGGGATCGGGACCGCGTTCGGCCTCGACAGCCCCGAGTCGACCGTGAACCTGCTCGAGGAACTCCACGCCCGCGGGTACGACCTCGGCGACGGTCTGCCCGAGGACGGCCGGACGCTGGTCGAAAACCTGACCGCACAGCTCACCCTCGAGGACCGCTGGGTCGCGCCGGAGGACGTCCGCGACCTCTCGGTCGACACCGTTTCGCCGGAGACGTACGCCGAGTGGTTCGAGGCCGCCGACGAGCGCTTCCGGGAGAACGTCGTCGAGGAGTGGGGCGAGGTTCCCGACCGCCCGTTCGCGATTCCAGGCGTCGAGTTCGGCAACGTGCTCGTCACGGTCCAGCCCCCGCGCGGGTTCGGGATGGACCCCTCGACGGTCTACCACGACTCGGATCTGCAGCCGCCACACGACTACTACGCGTTCTACGGCTGGCTGCGCAACGCGTTCGAGGCCGACGCCGTCGTCCACCTCGGGACCCACGGCAGCCTCGAGTGGCTGCCCGGCAAGACGGTCGGCCTCGACGGCGAGAGCGCGCCGGACCAACTGATCGACGACCTCCCGAACGTCTACCCCTACATCGTCAACAACCCCGGCGAGGGCACCCAGGCGAAGCGCCGCTCCTACGCCGCGATCGTCGACTACCTGACCCCCGTGATGCGGGCCGCGGGGACCTACGACGAACTCTCGGAACTCGAGGACCTCGCGAACCAGTACCGCGAGGCGGGGATGGAGGACGCCCGCGCGGACGACGGCGAGCACCTCGAGACGCTGATCCGGGAGAAAGTCGCGGAACTGGACCTCGCGGTCGAGTTGGGTATCGAGGGGACGATCGACGAGAAAGCCGACGTCCGCGGCCCCGACGAGGCCGGCTCGAGCCTCGCCGAGGGTGACGTCAGCGGAGACGACCTCGCGATCGACCAACTCGTCGAACGCGTCCACGAGTACCTCACCGACGTGAAGACGACCCAGATCCGGCTCGGGCTTCACACCATGTCAGAGCCGCCGGAAGGCGAGCGCCTCGTGGAGTACCTCGTCGCGCTGACTCGCCTCGAGAACCCCGGCGCGCCGAGCCTGCGCGAGAGCGTCGCCGGCGCGCTGGGTGTGGACTACGACAAGATGCTGAACGCCCCCGGCGAGTACGACGACGATCTCGGTATGACCTACGCCGAAGCCGCCGACAGGGTCCGCGAGACCAGCGTCGACCTGATCGAGACGCTGGCAGCGAACGACTTCGACGTACCCGTGTCGGAACTCGAGAGCGGTCCCGATGCTGAGGTCAACATCAACCTCATGATCGTCGACCTCGAGACGATCGGCGATGCGAAGGCGAAACCGGGTGCTCACGACGACCTCCGCGAGGTGCTGGCGTACATCTGCGAGGAGGCCCAGCCCCGCGTGCAGGGGGCCGAGGACGAGATTCCACGCACCGCCGACGCGCTCTCGGGCGAGTACGTGCCCCCCGGCGGCTCGGGCGCGCCGACCCGTGGCGGCGTCGATCTGCTGCCGACCGCGCGGAACTTCTACACGCTCGATCCCCGCAAGGTGCCCGCGAAGCCCGCCTGGCAGGTCGGCAAGGAGGTCGCCGAGGGCGTCCTCGAGCGCCATCGCGACGAGGCGGGCGACTATCCGGAGGAGATCGGTGTCGTCGCCTGGGGAACCCCCACCGTACGGACTCGCGGCGAGACCATCGCCCAGGTACTCGCCATGATGGGCGTCGAACCCGTCTGGACCGATGCCGGTCGGATCGACGACGTCGAGCCGATCCCGCTCGAGGACCTCGACCGGCCCCGGATCGACGTGACGACCCGGGTCTCGGGCCTGTTCCGGGACGCGTTCCCCGCGGCCGCGGGCGTCATCCACGACGCCGTCGACGCGGTCGTCGACCTCGACGAGCCCCACGAGATGAATTACGTGAAGAAACACGTCGAGGAGGAGGCCGAAGAACTGCAGGACGAGGACGGGCTGGACGAGTCGGACGCCCGAAAGGCGGCGAAACACCGCGTCTTCACGACGAAACCCGGCGGCTACGGCGCCGGGACGAACAAGGCCGTCGACGAGGGTAACTGGGACGACCGCGCCGATCTCGCCTCCGTCTACGTCCAGTGGGGCGGCTACGCGATGGGGTCGCGCGGTCGGGTGTCGGACGCCCACGACGCCTTCGAACGGCGACTCTCGAGCGTCGACGCCACGGTGAAACTCGAGGACACGATGGAACAGGACGAGTTCGACTCCTCGGACTGGTACGCCTTCCACGGCGGGTTCATCTCCGCGGTGAGCGAGGTGTCGGGCGAGGAGCCGGCGTCCTACGTCGGCGACTCCTCGAACCCCGACGATGTCTCGGTCTACACGAACGAGGAGAAGGTCCGCAAGGCGATGCGCTCGCGGGTGCTCAACCCCGACTGGCTCGAGTCGATGGAGGAGCACGGCTACAAGGGCGCCGGCGACCTCTCGACGACGGTCGACGTGACGCTGGGCTGGGACGCGACGGCCGGCGTCGTGAGCGACACGCTGTGGGCGGAGGTCGCCGAGAAGTACGCCTTCGACGAGGATCGACAGGAATGGATGCGCGACGTCAACCCCTGGGCGCTCGAGTCGATCACGGACACCCTGCTCGAGGCGGTAGAGCGGGACCTCTGGGACGCCGACGAGGAGACGGTCGACCGACTGCGGGACCTGAACCTCTCGGTGGAGGGAGACCTCGAGGCGCGGACGACCAACGAAGCGGTGGAGGTATCGAACGATGACTGA
- a CDS encoding precorrin-8X methylmutase encodes MSDSHHDQDHDQEFEEEYADLGATTRNAMDIAETSMDIVREFVPDETLADRIRQKSVHSMGDIEFQHLVRFTGTDSLGDDEDAPVRAGARAVLEEADVITDITMVKAGVTGRGHDCEVSKAIGHGTELAERTGMTRTAAAMLELDKEDAFEGSIVTIGNAPTAALALADCIEQGTRPAVVVANPVGFVKAEESRERIREVSEEYGVPAITHVGRRGGSGLAAALTNELIHVAKDVRAEGLELDLEAETRAARARSGDGGDADADGDGDGDGDGT; translated from the coding sequence ATGAGCGATAGCCACCACGATCAGGACCACGATCAGGAGTTCGAGGAGGAGTACGCCGACCTCGGCGCGACCACCCGGAACGCGATGGACATCGCGGAGACGAGCATGGACATCGTCCGGGAGTTCGTCCCCGACGAGACGCTCGCGGACCGGATCCGCCAGAAGTCGGTCCACTCGATGGGCGACATCGAGTTCCAGCACCTGGTCCGCTTTACCGGCACGGACAGCCTCGGCGACGACGAGGACGCCCCCGTTCGGGCCGGCGCTCGCGCCGTCCTCGAGGAGGCGGACGTGATCACCGACATCACGATGGTGAAAGCCGGCGTCACCGGCCGCGGCCACGACTGCGAGGTCTCGAAGGCCATCGGCCACGGGACGGAACTCGCCGAACGGACCGGAATGACACGCACGGCAGCAGCCATGCTCGAACTCGACAAGGAGGACGCCTTCGAGGGATCGATCGTCACGATCGGCAACGCGCCCACGGCGGCACTCGCCCTCGCGGACTGCATCGAGCAGGGGACCCGACCCGCCGTCGTCGTCGCGAACCCGGTCGGGTTCGTCAAGGCCGAGGAGAGCCGGGAACGGATCCGTGAGGTCAGCGAGGAGTACGGCGTCCCGGCGATCACCCACGTCGGCCGCCGCGGCGGCAGCGGCCTTGCCGCCGCGCTGACGAACGAACTGATCCACGTCGCGAAGGACGTCCGGGCCGAGGGGCTCGAGTTGGACCTCGAGGCGGAGACTCGAGCGGCCAGGGCTCGATCCGGTGACGGCGGCGACGCCGACGCCGACGGGGACGGGGACGGGGACGGGGACGGCACATGA
- a CDS encoding cobalt-precorrin-7 (C(5))-methyltransferase: MSDDYDLESGPDPATFAAAEPEPKPDVDESHADPVHVVGIGPGNREYLTPRGERAIREADVVVGFTTVVEFVEELTDDSTDLLTCGYRDEADALEAFGDRVAAGESGVAVAMGDPNHSGYQFVGKVQDAVATAAPETPVRIVPGISSLQVAASRARTPMEETEFVTLHKSGDLESEMERLSDAVGDRHLLVLPRPYDLMPGDVAAFLLERGADPELEALVLEKLTHADETVDRRTLAELSEHAGGDGKEDTPFSDLVVLAVRRS, encoded by the coding sequence ATGAGCGACGACTACGACCTCGAGTCCGGCCCGGACCCGGCGACGTTCGCGGCCGCCGAACCCGAACCCAAGCCCGACGTCGACGAGAGCCACGCGGACCCGGTCCACGTCGTCGGCATCGGACCGGGGAACCGCGAGTACCTGACTCCGAGGGGCGAGCGGGCGATCCGCGAGGCGGACGTCGTCGTCGGGTTCACGACCGTCGTCGAGTTCGTCGAGGAACTGACGGACGACAGCACGGACCTGCTCACGTGTGGCTACAGGGACGAAGCCGACGCCCTCGAGGCGTTCGGCGACCGCGTCGCGGCCGGCGAGTCGGGAGTCGCCGTCGCGATGGGCGATCCGAACCACTCGGGCTACCAGTTCGTCGGGAAGGTCCAAGACGCCGTCGCGACCGCGGCCCCCGAAACCCCGGTTCGGATCGTACCGGGTATCTCCTCGCTCCAGGTGGCCGCCAGCCGTGCCCGGACGCCGATGGAGGAGACCGAGTTCGTCACGCTGCACAAGAGCGGCGACCTCGAGTCCGAGATGGAACGGCTGTCCGACGCCGTCGGGGATCGCCACCTGCTCGTGCTCCCGCGGCCCTACGACCTGATGCCCGGCGACGTCGCCGCGTTCCTCCTCGAGCGCGGGGCCGACCCCGAACTCGAGGCACTGGTGCTCGAGAAGTTGACCCACGCCGACGAGACCGTAGATCGACGGACGCTGGCGGAGCTATCGGAACACGCCGGCGGCGACGGGAAGGAGGACACGCCGTTTTCGGATCTGGTCGTCCTCGCGGTTCGGCGCTCGTAA
- a CDS encoding M3 family oligoendopeptidase, translated as MHLPPRTEIDPEYRFDLTAIFDAPADWSAARDDLRERLERLESLAADTPETAAELEELLAETEACYERRQRLELYAQLSKNVNTDSESAADRERALREATAAFEPVAAAVRRALGDLSEGTFDDLVEPLEEYRYYAANLRRQASHVRSPAVEDVIADHEEARSGSDRILREITTADFDPPTLERPDGETVQVRPGNYRTELSNPDRDYRRRVYEAYHAERNRFAATIVRASAEKLAAAATEADVRGYDSIRDRDLRGTYPESGLEPALPEPVHDTILEAVRANLEPYHRAQRVRREKLGLERLRPWDRRVSLADPPEPDLDYEESRELILESLAPLGEEYVARARAFLDDRRIDVYPTQDKRTDIPAYCPSSAADGAFVLANFRGDVRTTFYVAHELGHALAVAYNREGPTRYATCPTAVCEIPSILHELLLAEHCLERGGALAAHARNRLVECIAGNLYRNARTAAYNHALATTVESGEDLTVERARNAYADLLEEFDPVYDRDGVADRIEGIGLRIPYSSYQYVLGATGALAVRDRLRDGTLAADEYRGFLGRTGRRPPLESFAALDLDVRSHDPFERAAATFDGYLDGL; from the coding sequence ATGCATCTACCACCACGAACCGAGATCGACCCGGAGTATCGCTTCGACCTGACCGCAATCTTCGACGCGCCGGCGGACTGGAGCGCCGCCCGCGACGACCTCCGCGAACGACTCGAGCGGCTGGAGTCGCTGGCGGCCGACACCCCGGAGACGGCCGCGGAACTCGAGGAACTGCTCGCCGAAACGGAGGCGTGTTACGAGCGTCGACAGCGGTTAGAGCTCTACGCCCAGTTGTCGAAGAACGTGAACACCGACTCGGAGTCGGCAGCGGACCGCGAGCGTGCGCTGCGCGAGGCAACGGCCGCGTTCGAACCCGTCGCCGCGGCAGTCCGCCGAGCCCTTGGTGACCTCTCCGAGGGGACGTTCGACGACCTCGTGGAACCGCTCGAGGAGTACCGGTACTACGCCGCCAACCTGCGGCGACAGGCGTCACACGTTCGATCGCCGGCCGTCGAGGACGTGATCGCAGACCACGAGGAAGCACGGTCCGGGTCCGATCGGATCCTCAGGGAGATCACGACCGCGGACTTCGATCCGCCGACCCTCGAACGTCCCGACGGCGAGACGGTCCAGGTTCGGCCGGGGAACTACCGGACTGAACTCTCCAACCCCGACCGGGACTACCGACGGCGAGTGTACGAGGCCTACCACGCGGAGCGAAACCGGTTCGCCGCGACGATCGTCCGGGCCTCCGCGGAGAAACTCGCCGCGGCGGCGACGGAGGCCGACGTCCGCGGCTACGATTCGATCAGGGACCGGGACCTCCGCGGGACCTATCCGGAGTCGGGACTCGAGCCGGCGCTCCCGGAACCGGTCCACGACACGATCCTCGAGGCCGTTCGGGCGAACCTCGAGCCCTACCACCGCGCCCAGCGTGTTCGACGCGAGAAGCTCGGCCTCGAGCGGCTCCGGCCGTGGGATCGCCGTGTCTCGCTGGCCGACCCCCCAGAACCCGACCTCGACTACGAGGAGTCGCGGGAGCTGATCCTCGAGTCGCTCGCGCCGCTCGGCGAGGAGTACGTCGCTCGAGCGCGGGCGTTCCTGGACGACCGCCGGATCGACGTCTACCCCACGCAGGACAAGCGGACCGATATTCCCGCGTACTGCCCGTCGTCCGCGGCGGACGGCGCGTTCGTCCTCGCGAACTTCCGCGGCGACGTCCGGACGACGTTCTACGTCGCCCACGAACTGGGGCACGCACTCGCCGTCGCGTACAACCGCGAGGGGCCGACGCGGTACGCGACGTGCCCGACCGCGGTCTGTGAGATCCCCTCGATCCTGCACGAACTGCTGCTCGCGGAGCACTGTCTGGAACGGGGCGGTGCGCTCGCCGCCCACGCCCGGAACCGCCTCGTCGAGTGTATCGCGGGGAACCTCTATCGGAACGCCCGCACCGCGGCGTACAACCACGCCCTCGCGACGACGGTCGAGTCCGGCGAGGACCTAACCGTCGAGCGCGCCCGGAACGCGTACGCCGACCTGCTCGAGGAGTTCGACCCGGTGTACGACCGCGACGGCGTCGCCGACCGGATCGAGGGGATCGGACTGCGGATCCCCTACTCGAGCTACCAGTACGTTCTCGGCGCGACGGGGGCGCTCGCGGTCCGCGATCGGCTTCGCGATGGAACGCTCGCGGCGGACGAGTACCGGGGATTCCTCGGTCGAACGGGTCGGCGGCCGCCGCTCGAGTCGTTCGCGGCGCTGGATCTCGACGTTCGATCGCACGACCCGTTCGAACGCGCCGCGGCGACGTTCGACGGCTACCTCGACGGGCTGTAG